Proteins from one Prinia subflava isolate CZ2003 ecotype Zambia chromosome 22, Cam_Psub_1.2, whole genome shotgun sequence genomic window:
- the VSIG10L2 gene encoding V-set and immunoglobulin domain-containing protein 10-like 2 isoform X1, which yields MERGRAPPPWRGWILCLLPALAGGQPLAAGEAAYEEWRATGVRGRAVELSCGPAAAAPPAVVFWSFTPQGEGLPRAVAVGSGREVAVAPGTAMLGRVTLRNGTLELRELRVAAQGRFLCQGLFPERGRLRVGYAAVLLRVLVPVSKPFVRPTAAAAAEGAAVALTCAVREGTEPLSFSWQHQEPRGGPSVTPARLGGSRAELRLTPANRSHTGWYSCTVHNEVNNRTSDPVYLDIVYGPDEPAIRVEPFSPEQGGFSAGEREDVVLSCLAPSNPPSRYVWLHNGTQVHVGQTYIIPAIARAQAGTYTCLAENSHLQTRTQATIVLTVYYPPAGSPSCSALASDDQRDVALRCRWLGGFPLARLRWVGPQEEEEEEGLMGTSFSMATRIQPGAATRNGSSFSCLASHPALPLGAACGTTLWVPSGSPTCAAAATKGDEYVMLRCRWEGGAPLVTLRWRDSAGRALGDPAPSSAVLVLGTDGSLGGREFVCEAAHPLRAAAAECRLRLEVPELEAESEVAVLEGGEAQLACRHRGGSASLGATVAWYDPKEREVTPGLAKYRLEQGEAWVNLTVRDAEWPGDSGIYRCTATNAVGTASLPVRLRVDRYPAPPNVTISKLRYTRARTEVRLEWRTQGAGNLTGFVVQRRQTKKPLREPPSPWETAAGDIEPHSRDRRLGGLDPAVLYAFRVLAVNHRTAGHPSEVQTPAEPPFEAYPAVTGAAVAGMLVATAASLLAVHCIARHRESLPRECRGRGGSGGLSWSPGTRPSQPLSPQGCTACSSARECPTPPPRRRRARALSPACPPRAGPAAQEPLGTAEEAEAAAGGEEGAGPAQGDPSVPGTAAAAEAAPAQGDPSVPSTAAGTGASWAEPPAPLTQHPPGGTRAPPPFAEPLSAAPGTTEDPPVNVTITVTATP from the exons ATGGAGCGCGGCCGGGCACCGCCGCCGTGGAGGGGATGgatcctgtgcctgctgccGGCGCTGGCGGGGG ggcagccGCTGGCGGCCGGCGAGGCGGCCTACGAGGAGTGGCGGGCCACGGGCGTGCGAGGCCGGGCGGTGGAGCTGAGCtgcggccccgcggccgcggccccgcccgccgtGGTCTTCTGGAGCTTCACGCCGCAGGGAGAGGGGCTCCCCCGGGCCGTGGCGGTGGGCTCGGGCAGGGAGGTGGCCGTGGCCCCCGGCACGGCGATGCTGGGCCGGGTGACGCTGCGCAACGGGACGCtggagctgcgggagctgcgGGTGGCCGCCCAGGGCCGCTTCCTCTGCCAGGGGCTCTtcccggagcggggccggctcCGTGTGGGCTATGCCGCCGTCCTCCTGCGTGTCCTGG TGCCTGTGTCCAAGCCCTTTGTGCGGCCcacggcggcggcagcggcggagGGGGCAGCGGTGGCCCTGACATGCGCCGTGCGGGAGGGGACGGAGCCGCTGAGCTtctcctggcagcaccaggagccCCGGGGGGGTCCCTCAGTGACCCCTGCGAGGCTGGGGGGCTCCAGGGCGGAGCTGCGGCTGACACCTGCCAACCGCAGCCACACGGGCTGGTACAGCTGCACCGTGCACAACGAGGTCAACAACCGCACCAGCGACCCCGTCTACCTGGACATCGTCT atGGCCCCGATGAGCCGGCCATCCGTGTGGAGCCCTTCTCCCCTGAGCAGGGGGGCTTCTCTGCGGGCGAGCGGGAGGACGTGGTGCTGAGCTGCCTGGCTCCCTCCAACCCCCCCAGCCGCTACGTCTGGCTGCACAACGGCACCCAGGTGCACGTGGGCCAGACCTACATCATCCCTGCCATCGCCCGCGCCCAGGCGGGCACCTACACCTGCCTGGCCGAGAACAGCCACCTGCAGACCCGCACCCAGGCCACCATCGTGCTCACTGTCTACT ATCCACCCGCCgggagccccagctgctctgccctggcctcCGATGATCAGCGGGATGTGGCCCTGCGGTGCCGCTGGCTCGGGGGCTTCCCCCTGGCCCGGCTGCGCTGGGTGGGcccccaggaggaggaggaggaagaggggtTGATGGGGACCAGTTTTTCCATGGCCACCAGGATCCAGCCAGGGGCGGCCACCAGGAACggcagctccttctcctgcctggcCTCCCACCCCGCGCTGCCGCTGGGGGCTGCCTGTGGGACCACCCTGT GGGTCCCGTCCGGCAGCCCCACCTGCGCGGCGGCGGCCACCAAGGGTGACGAGTACGTGATGCTGCGGTGCCGGTGGGAGGGGGGCGCGCCGCTCGTCACCCTGCGCTGGCGGGACAGCGCGGGCCGGGCCTTGGGCGACCCCGCGCCCTCCAGCGccgtgctggtgctgggcaCCGACGGCAGCCTGGGGGGCCGGGAGTTCGTCTGCGAGGCCGCGCACCCGCTGCGGGCCGCTGCCGCCGAGTGCCGCCTGCGCCTGG AGGTCCCCGAGCTGGAGGCGGAGAGCGAGGTGGCGGTGCTGGAGGGCGGCGAGGCTCAGCTGGCGTGCCGGCACCGTGGCGGCAGTGCCAGTCTCGGTGCCACAGTGGCTTGGTACGACCCCAAGGAGCGGGAGGTGACACCGGGGCTGGCCAAGTAccggctggagcagggagaggcgTGGGTCAACCTCACGGTCCGGGATGCCGAGTGGCCGGGGGACAGTGGGATCTACCGCTGCACCGCGACCAATGccgtgggcactgccagcctccccGTCCGCCTCCGCGTGGACC GGTACCCAGCCCCGCCCAACGTCACCATCAGTAAGCTGCGGTACACGCGGGCGCGCACCGAGGTGCGCCTGGAGTGGCGGACGCAGGGCGCCGGCAACCTCACCGGCTTCGTGGTGCAGCGGCGCCAAACCAAGAAGCCCCTCCGGGAGCCGCCCAGCCCCTGGGAAACAGCCGCCGGCGACATCGAGCCGCACTCCCGCGACCGGCGCCTGGGGGGGCTGGACCCCGCGGTGCTCTATGCTTTCCGCGTCCTGGCCGTCAACCACCGCACGGCCGGGCACCCCTCCGAGGTGCAGACCCCAG CCGAGCCTCCCTTCGAGGCGTACCCGGCGGTGACGGGCGCGGCGGTGGCAGGGATGCTGGTGGCCACCGCAGCCTCGCTCCTGGCCGTGCACTGCATCGCCCGCCACCGGGAGAGCCTCCCCCGTGAgtgccggggccgcgggggctcaggggggctcaGCTGGAGCCCTGGCACCCGCCCCTCACAGCCGCTGTCTCCGCAGGGCTGCACCGCCTGCTCTTCCGCACGTGAGTGCCCGACCCctccgccccgccgccgccgtgCCCGGGCCCTGAGCCCCGCGTGTCCCCCCAGGGCCGGTCCTGCCGCGCAGGAGCCCCTGGGCACAGCGGAGGAGGCCGAAGCAGCCGCAGGCGgcgaggagggagcagggccagcccagggAGATCCGTCCGTCCCCGGCACGGCAGCAGCTGCCgaagcagcaccagcacagggagacccgtctgtccccagcacagcagcaggtaCTGGGGCGAGCTGGGCTGAGCCACCAGCCCCGCTGACCCAGCACCCACCTGGTGGCACTCGGGCCCCCCCACCCTTTGCAGAGCCACTCTCGGCAGCACCAGGCACCACCGAGGACCCGCCAGTTAATGTCACCATCACCGTGACAGCGACACCGTGA
- the VSIG10L2 gene encoding V-set and immunoglobulin domain-containing protein 10-like 2 isoform X2: MERGRAPPPWRGWILCLLPALAGGQPLAAGEAAYEEWRATGVRGRAVELSCGPAAAAPPAVVFWSFTPQGEGLPRAVAVGSGREVAVAPGTAMLGRVTLRNGTLELRELRVAAQGRFLCQGLFPERGRLRVGYAAVLLRVLVPVSKPFVRPTAAAAAEGAAVALTCAVREGTEPLSFSWQHQEPRGGPSVTPARLGGSRAELRLTPANRSHTGWYSCTVHNEVNNRTSDPVYLDIVYGPDEPAIRVEPFSPEQGGFSAGEREDVVLSCLAPSNPPSRYVWLHNGTQVHVGQTYIIPAIARAQAGTYTCLAENSHLQTRTQATIVLTVYYPPAGSPSCSALASDDQRDVALRCRWLGGFPLARLRWVGPQEEEEEEGLMGTSFSMATRIQPGAATRNGSSFSCLASHPALPLGAACGTTLWVPSGSPTCAAAATKGDEYVMLRCRWEGGAPLVTLRWRDSAGRALGDPAPSSAVLVLGTDGSLGGREFVCEAAHPLRAAAAECRLRLEVPELEAESEVAVLEGGEAQLACRHRGGSASLGATVAWYDPKEREVTPGLAKYRLEQGEAWVNLTVRDAEWPGDSGIYRCTATNAVGTASLPVRLRVDRYPAPPNVTISKLRYTRARTEVRLEWRTQGAGNLTGFVVQRRQTKKPLREPPSPWETAAGDIEPHSRDRRLGGLDPAVLYAFRVLAVNHRTAGHPSEVQTPAEPPFEAYPAVTGAAVAGMLVATAASLLAVHCIARHRESLPRECRGRGGSGGLSWSPGTRPSQPLSPQGCTACSSARECPTPPPRRRRARALSPACPPRAGPAAQEPLGTAEEAEAAAGGEEGAGPAQGDPSVPGTAAAAEAAPAQGDPSVPSTAAEPLSAAPGTTEDPPVNVTITVTATP, encoded by the exons ATGGAGCGCGGCCGGGCACCGCCGCCGTGGAGGGGATGgatcctgtgcctgctgccGGCGCTGGCGGGGG ggcagccGCTGGCGGCCGGCGAGGCGGCCTACGAGGAGTGGCGGGCCACGGGCGTGCGAGGCCGGGCGGTGGAGCTGAGCtgcggccccgcggccgcggccccgcccgccgtGGTCTTCTGGAGCTTCACGCCGCAGGGAGAGGGGCTCCCCCGGGCCGTGGCGGTGGGCTCGGGCAGGGAGGTGGCCGTGGCCCCCGGCACGGCGATGCTGGGCCGGGTGACGCTGCGCAACGGGACGCtggagctgcgggagctgcgGGTGGCCGCCCAGGGCCGCTTCCTCTGCCAGGGGCTCTtcccggagcggggccggctcCGTGTGGGCTATGCCGCCGTCCTCCTGCGTGTCCTGG TGCCTGTGTCCAAGCCCTTTGTGCGGCCcacggcggcggcagcggcggagGGGGCAGCGGTGGCCCTGACATGCGCCGTGCGGGAGGGGACGGAGCCGCTGAGCTtctcctggcagcaccaggagccCCGGGGGGGTCCCTCAGTGACCCCTGCGAGGCTGGGGGGCTCCAGGGCGGAGCTGCGGCTGACACCTGCCAACCGCAGCCACACGGGCTGGTACAGCTGCACCGTGCACAACGAGGTCAACAACCGCACCAGCGACCCCGTCTACCTGGACATCGTCT atGGCCCCGATGAGCCGGCCATCCGTGTGGAGCCCTTCTCCCCTGAGCAGGGGGGCTTCTCTGCGGGCGAGCGGGAGGACGTGGTGCTGAGCTGCCTGGCTCCCTCCAACCCCCCCAGCCGCTACGTCTGGCTGCACAACGGCACCCAGGTGCACGTGGGCCAGACCTACATCATCCCTGCCATCGCCCGCGCCCAGGCGGGCACCTACACCTGCCTGGCCGAGAACAGCCACCTGCAGACCCGCACCCAGGCCACCATCGTGCTCACTGTCTACT ATCCACCCGCCgggagccccagctgctctgccctggcctcCGATGATCAGCGGGATGTGGCCCTGCGGTGCCGCTGGCTCGGGGGCTTCCCCCTGGCCCGGCTGCGCTGGGTGGGcccccaggaggaggaggaggaagaggggtTGATGGGGACCAGTTTTTCCATGGCCACCAGGATCCAGCCAGGGGCGGCCACCAGGAACggcagctccttctcctgcctggcCTCCCACCCCGCGCTGCCGCTGGGGGCTGCCTGTGGGACCACCCTGT GGGTCCCGTCCGGCAGCCCCACCTGCGCGGCGGCGGCCACCAAGGGTGACGAGTACGTGATGCTGCGGTGCCGGTGGGAGGGGGGCGCGCCGCTCGTCACCCTGCGCTGGCGGGACAGCGCGGGCCGGGCCTTGGGCGACCCCGCGCCCTCCAGCGccgtgctggtgctgggcaCCGACGGCAGCCTGGGGGGCCGGGAGTTCGTCTGCGAGGCCGCGCACCCGCTGCGGGCCGCTGCCGCCGAGTGCCGCCTGCGCCTGG AGGTCCCCGAGCTGGAGGCGGAGAGCGAGGTGGCGGTGCTGGAGGGCGGCGAGGCTCAGCTGGCGTGCCGGCACCGTGGCGGCAGTGCCAGTCTCGGTGCCACAGTGGCTTGGTACGACCCCAAGGAGCGGGAGGTGACACCGGGGCTGGCCAAGTAccggctggagcagggagaggcgTGGGTCAACCTCACGGTCCGGGATGCCGAGTGGCCGGGGGACAGTGGGATCTACCGCTGCACCGCGACCAATGccgtgggcactgccagcctccccGTCCGCCTCCGCGTGGACC GGTACCCAGCCCCGCCCAACGTCACCATCAGTAAGCTGCGGTACACGCGGGCGCGCACCGAGGTGCGCCTGGAGTGGCGGACGCAGGGCGCCGGCAACCTCACCGGCTTCGTGGTGCAGCGGCGCCAAACCAAGAAGCCCCTCCGGGAGCCGCCCAGCCCCTGGGAAACAGCCGCCGGCGACATCGAGCCGCACTCCCGCGACCGGCGCCTGGGGGGGCTGGACCCCGCGGTGCTCTATGCTTTCCGCGTCCTGGCCGTCAACCACCGCACGGCCGGGCACCCCTCCGAGGTGCAGACCCCAG CCGAGCCTCCCTTCGAGGCGTACCCGGCGGTGACGGGCGCGGCGGTGGCAGGGATGCTGGTGGCCACCGCAGCCTCGCTCCTGGCCGTGCACTGCATCGCCCGCCACCGGGAGAGCCTCCCCCGTGAgtgccggggccgcgggggctcaggggggctcaGCTGGAGCCCTGGCACCCGCCCCTCACAGCCGCTGTCTCCGCAGGGCTGCACCGCCTGCTCTTCCGCACGTGAGTGCCCGACCCctccgccccgccgccgccgtgCCCGGGCCCTGAGCCCCGCGTGTCCCCCCAGGGCCGGTCCTGCCGCGCAGGAGCCCCTGGGCACAGCGGAGGAGGCCGAAGCAGCCGCAGGCGgcgaggagggagcagggccagcccagggAGATCCGTCCGTCCCCGGCACGGCAGCAGCTGCCgaagcagcaccagcacagggagacccgtctgtccccagcacagcagcag AGCCACTCTCGGCAGCACCAGGCACCACCGAGGACCCGCCAGTTAATGTCACCATCACCGTGACAGCGACACCGTGA
- the VSIG10L2 gene encoding V-set and immunoglobulin domain-containing protein 10-like 2 isoform X3, with product MERGRAPPPWRGWILCLLPALAGGQPLAAGEAAYEEWRATGVRGRAVELSCGPAAAAPPAVVFWSFTPQGEGLPRAVAVGSGREVAVAPGTAMLGRVTLRNGTLELRELRVAAQGRFLCQGLFPERGRLRVGYAAVLLRVLVPVSKPFVRPTAAAAAEGAAVALTCAVREGTEPLSFSWQHQEPRGGPSVTPARLGGSRAELRLTPANRSHTGWYSCTVHNEVNNRTSDPVYLDIVYGPDEPAIRVEPFSPEQGGFSAGEREDVVLSCLAPSNPPSRYVWLHNGTQVHVGQTYIIPAIARAQAGTYTCLAENSHLQTRTQATIVLTVYYPPAGSPSCSALASDDQRDVALRCRWLGGFPLARLRWVGPQEEEEEEGLMGTSFSMATRIQPGAATRNGSSFSCLASHPALPLGAACGTTLWVPSGSPTCAAAATKGDEYVMLRCRWEGGAPLVTLRWRDSAGRALGDPAPSSAVLVLGTDGSLGGREFVCEAAHPLRAAAAECRLRLEVPELEAESEVAVLEGGEAQLACRHRGGSASLGATVAWYDPKEREVTPGLAKYRLEQGEAWVNLTVRDAEWPGDSGIYRCTATNAVGTASLPVRLRVDRYPAPPNVTISKLRYTRARTEVRLEWRTQGAGNLTGFVVQRRQTKKPLREPPSPWETAAGDIEPHSRDRRLGGLDPAVLYAFRVLAVNHRTAGHPSEVQTPAEPPFEAYPAVTGAAVAGMLVATAASLLAVHCIARHRESLPRECRGRGGSGGLSWSPGTRPSQPLSPQGCTACSSARPVLPRRSPWAQRRRPKQPQAARREQGQPREIRPSPARQQLPKQHQHRETRLSPAQQQSHSRQHQAPPRTRQLMSPSP from the exons ATGGAGCGCGGCCGGGCACCGCCGCCGTGGAGGGGATGgatcctgtgcctgctgccGGCGCTGGCGGGGG ggcagccGCTGGCGGCCGGCGAGGCGGCCTACGAGGAGTGGCGGGCCACGGGCGTGCGAGGCCGGGCGGTGGAGCTGAGCtgcggccccgcggccgcggccccgcccgccgtGGTCTTCTGGAGCTTCACGCCGCAGGGAGAGGGGCTCCCCCGGGCCGTGGCGGTGGGCTCGGGCAGGGAGGTGGCCGTGGCCCCCGGCACGGCGATGCTGGGCCGGGTGACGCTGCGCAACGGGACGCtggagctgcgggagctgcgGGTGGCCGCCCAGGGCCGCTTCCTCTGCCAGGGGCTCTtcccggagcggggccggctcCGTGTGGGCTATGCCGCCGTCCTCCTGCGTGTCCTGG TGCCTGTGTCCAAGCCCTTTGTGCGGCCcacggcggcggcagcggcggagGGGGCAGCGGTGGCCCTGACATGCGCCGTGCGGGAGGGGACGGAGCCGCTGAGCTtctcctggcagcaccaggagccCCGGGGGGGTCCCTCAGTGACCCCTGCGAGGCTGGGGGGCTCCAGGGCGGAGCTGCGGCTGACACCTGCCAACCGCAGCCACACGGGCTGGTACAGCTGCACCGTGCACAACGAGGTCAACAACCGCACCAGCGACCCCGTCTACCTGGACATCGTCT atGGCCCCGATGAGCCGGCCATCCGTGTGGAGCCCTTCTCCCCTGAGCAGGGGGGCTTCTCTGCGGGCGAGCGGGAGGACGTGGTGCTGAGCTGCCTGGCTCCCTCCAACCCCCCCAGCCGCTACGTCTGGCTGCACAACGGCACCCAGGTGCACGTGGGCCAGACCTACATCATCCCTGCCATCGCCCGCGCCCAGGCGGGCACCTACACCTGCCTGGCCGAGAACAGCCACCTGCAGACCCGCACCCAGGCCACCATCGTGCTCACTGTCTACT ATCCACCCGCCgggagccccagctgctctgccctggcctcCGATGATCAGCGGGATGTGGCCCTGCGGTGCCGCTGGCTCGGGGGCTTCCCCCTGGCCCGGCTGCGCTGGGTGGGcccccaggaggaggaggaggaagaggggtTGATGGGGACCAGTTTTTCCATGGCCACCAGGATCCAGCCAGGGGCGGCCACCAGGAACggcagctccttctcctgcctggcCTCCCACCCCGCGCTGCCGCTGGGGGCTGCCTGTGGGACCACCCTGT GGGTCCCGTCCGGCAGCCCCACCTGCGCGGCGGCGGCCACCAAGGGTGACGAGTACGTGATGCTGCGGTGCCGGTGGGAGGGGGGCGCGCCGCTCGTCACCCTGCGCTGGCGGGACAGCGCGGGCCGGGCCTTGGGCGACCCCGCGCCCTCCAGCGccgtgctggtgctgggcaCCGACGGCAGCCTGGGGGGCCGGGAGTTCGTCTGCGAGGCCGCGCACCCGCTGCGGGCCGCTGCCGCCGAGTGCCGCCTGCGCCTGG AGGTCCCCGAGCTGGAGGCGGAGAGCGAGGTGGCGGTGCTGGAGGGCGGCGAGGCTCAGCTGGCGTGCCGGCACCGTGGCGGCAGTGCCAGTCTCGGTGCCACAGTGGCTTGGTACGACCCCAAGGAGCGGGAGGTGACACCGGGGCTGGCCAAGTAccggctggagcagggagaggcgTGGGTCAACCTCACGGTCCGGGATGCCGAGTGGCCGGGGGACAGTGGGATCTACCGCTGCACCGCGACCAATGccgtgggcactgccagcctccccGTCCGCCTCCGCGTGGACC GGTACCCAGCCCCGCCCAACGTCACCATCAGTAAGCTGCGGTACACGCGGGCGCGCACCGAGGTGCGCCTGGAGTGGCGGACGCAGGGCGCCGGCAACCTCACCGGCTTCGTGGTGCAGCGGCGCCAAACCAAGAAGCCCCTCCGGGAGCCGCCCAGCCCCTGGGAAACAGCCGCCGGCGACATCGAGCCGCACTCCCGCGACCGGCGCCTGGGGGGGCTGGACCCCGCGGTGCTCTATGCTTTCCGCGTCCTGGCCGTCAACCACCGCACGGCCGGGCACCCCTCCGAGGTGCAGACCCCAG CCGAGCCTCCCTTCGAGGCGTACCCGGCGGTGACGGGCGCGGCGGTGGCAGGGATGCTGGTGGCCACCGCAGCCTCGCTCCTGGCCGTGCACTGCATCGCCCGCCACCGGGAGAGCCTCCCCCGTGAgtgccggggccgcgggggctcaggggggctcaGCTGGAGCCCTGGCACCCGCCCCTCACAGCCGCTGTCTCCGCAGGGCTGCACCGCCTGCTCTTCCGCAC GGCCGGTCCTGCCGCGCAGGAGCCCCTGGGCACAGCGGAGGAGGCCGAAGCAGCCGCAGGCGgcgaggagggagcagggccagcccagggAGATCCGTCCGTCCCCGGCACGGCAGCAGCTGCCgaagcagcaccagcacagggagacccgtctgtccccagcacagcagcag AGCCACTCTCGGCAGCACCAGGCACCACCGAGGACCCGCCAGTTAATGTCACCATCACCGTGA
- the VSIG10L2 gene encoding V-set and immunoglobulin domain-containing protein 10-like 2 isoform X4, which translates to MERGRAPPPWRGWILCLLPALAGGQPLAAGEAAYEEWRATGVRGRAVELSCGPAAAAPPAVVFWSFTPQGEGLPRAVAVGSGREVAVAPGTAMLGRVTLRNGTLELRELRVAAQGRFLCQGLFPERGRLRVGYAAVLLRVLVPVSKPFVRPTAAAAAEGAAVALTCAVREGTEPLSFSWQHQEPRGGPSVTPARLGGSRAELRLTPANRSHTGWYSCTVHNEVNNRTSDPVYLDIVYGPDEPAIRVEPFSPEQGGFSAGEREDVVLSCLAPSNPPSRYVWLHNGTQVHVGQTYIIPAIARAQAGTYTCLAENSHLQTRTQATIVLTVYYPPAGSPSCSALASDDQRDVALRCRWLGGFPLARLRWVGPQEEEEEEGLMGTSFSMATRIQPGAATRNGSSFSCLASHPALPLGAACGTTLWVPSGSPTCAAAATKGDEYVMLRCRWEGGAPLVTLRWRDSAGRALGDPAPSSAVLVLGTDGSLGGREFVCEAAHPLRAAAAECRLRLEVPELEAESEVAVLEGGEAQLACRHRGGSASLGATVAWYDPKEREVTPGLAKYRLEQGEAWVNLTVRDAEWPGDSGIYRCTATNAVGTASLPVRLRVDRYPAPPNVTISKLRYTRARTEVRLEWRTQGAGNLTGFVVQRRQTKKPLREPPSPWETAAGDIEPHSRDRRLGGLDPAVLYAFRVLAVNHRTAGHPSEVQTPAEPPFEAYPAVTGAAVAGMLVATAASLLAVHCIARHRESLPRLHRLLFRTAGPAAQEPLGTAEEAEAAAGGEEGAGPAQGDPSVPGTAAAAEAAPAQGDPSVPSTAAEPLSAAPGTTEDPPVNVTITVTATP; encoded by the exons ATGGAGCGCGGCCGGGCACCGCCGCCGTGGAGGGGATGgatcctgtgcctgctgccGGCGCTGGCGGGGG ggcagccGCTGGCGGCCGGCGAGGCGGCCTACGAGGAGTGGCGGGCCACGGGCGTGCGAGGCCGGGCGGTGGAGCTGAGCtgcggccccgcggccgcggccccgcccgccgtGGTCTTCTGGAGCTTCACGCCGCAGGGAGAGGGGCTCCCCCGGGCCGTGGCGGTGGGCTCGGGCAGGGAGGTGGCCGTGGCCCCCGGCACGGCGATGCTGGGCCGGGTGACGCTGCGCAACGGGACGCtggagctgcgggagctgcgGGTGGCCGCCCAGGGCCGCTTCCTCTGCCAGGGGCTCTtcccggagcggggccggctcCGTGTGGGCTATGCCGCCGTCCTCCTGCGTGTCCTGG TGCCTGTGTCCAAGCCCTTTGTGCGGCCcacggcggcggcagcggcggagGGGGCAGCGGTGGCCCTGACATGCGCCGTGCGGGAGGGGACGGAGCCGCTGAGCTtctcctggcagcaccaggagccCCGGGGGGGTCCCTCAGTGACCCCTGCGAGGCTGGGGGGCTCCAGGGCGGAGCTGCGGCTGACACCTGCCAACCGCAGCCACACGGGCTGGTACAGCTGCACCGTGCACAACGAGGTCAACAACCGCACCAGCGACCCCGTCTACCTGGACATCGTCT atGGCCCCGATGAGCCGGCCATCCGTGTGGAGCCCTTCTCCCCTGAGCAGGGGGGCTTCTCTGCGGGCGAGCGGGAGGACGTGGTGCTGAGCTGCCTGGCTCCCTCCAACCCCCCCAGCCGCTACGTCTGGCTGCACAACGGCACCCAGGTGCACGTGGGCCAGACCTACATCATCCCTGCCATCGCCCGCGCCCAGGCGGGCACCTACACCTGCCTGGCCGAGAACAGCCACCTGCAGACCCGCACCCAGGCCACCATCGTGCTCACTGTCTACT ATCCACCCGCCgggagccccagctgctctgccctggcctcCGATGATCAGCGGGATGTGGCCCTGCGGTGCCGCTGGCTCGGGGGCTTCCCCCTGGCCCGGCTGCGCTGGGTGGGcccccaggaggaggaggaggaagaggggtTGATGGGGACCAGTTTTTCCATGGCCACCAGGATCCAGCCAGGGGCGGCCACCAGGAACggcagctccttctcctgcctggcCTCCCACCCCGCGCTGCCGCTGGGGGCTGCCTGTGGGACCACCCTGT GGGTCCCGTCCGGCAGCCCCACCTGCGCGGCGGCGGCCACCAAGGGTGACGAGTACGTGATGCTGCGGTGCCGGTGGGAGGGGGGCGCGCCGCTCGTCACCCTGCGCTGGCGGGACAGCGCGGGCCGGGCCTTGGGCGACCCCGCGCCCTCCAGCGccgtgctggtgctgggcaCCGACGGCAGCCTGGGGGGCCGGGAGTTCGTCTGCGAGGCCGCGCACCCGCTGCGGGCCGCTGCCGCCGAGTGCCGCCTGCGCCTGG AGGTCCCCGAGCTGGAGGCGGAGAGCGAGGTGGCGGTGCTGGAGGGCGGCGAGGCTCAGCTGGCGTGCCGGCACCGTGGCGGCAGTGCCAGTCTCGGTGCCACAGTGGCTTGGTACGACCCCAAGGAGCGGGAGGTGACACCGGGGCTGGCCAAGTAccggctggagcagggagaggcgTGGGTCAACCTCACGGTCCGGGATGCCGAGTGGCCGGGGGACAGTGGGATCTACCGCTGCACCGCGACCAATGccgtgggcactgccagcctccccGTCCGCCTCCGCGTGGACC GGTACCCAGCCCCGCCCAACGTCACCATCAGTAAGCTGCGGTACACGCGGGCGCGCACCGAGGTGCGCCTGGAGTGGCGGACGCAGGGCGCCGGCAACCTCACCGGCTTCGTGGTGCAGCGGCGCCAAACCAAGAAGCCCCTCCGGGAGCCGCCCAGCCCCTGGGAAACAGCCGCCGGCGACATCGAGCCGCACTCCCGCGACCGGCGCCTGGGGGGGCTGGACCCCGCGGTGCTCTATGCTTTCCGCGTCCTGGCCGTCAACCACCGCACGGCCGGGCACCCCTCCGAGGTGCAGACCCCAG CCGAGCCTCCCTTCGAGGCGTACCCGGCGGTGACGGGCGCGGCGGTGGCAGGGATGCTGGTGGCCACCGCAGCCTCGCTCCTGGCCGTGCACTGCATCGCCCGCCACCGGGAGAGCCTCCCCC GGCTGCACCGCCTGCTCTTCCGCAC GGCCGGTCCTGCCGCGCAGGAGCCCCTGGGCACAGCGGAGGAGGCCGAAGCAGCCGCAGGCGgcgaggagggagcagggccagcccagggAGATCCGTCCGTCCCCGGCACGGCAGCAGCTGCCgaagcagcaccagcacagggagacccgtctgtccccagcacagcagcag AGCCACTCTCGGCAGCACCAGGCACCACCGAGGACCCGCCAGTTAATGTCACCATCACCGTGACAGCGACACCGTGA